In uncultured Methanobrevibacter sp., a single genomic region encodes these proteins:
- a CDS encoding molybdenum cofactor biosynthesis protein MoaE, whose product MVVRVIEAKEDKITTADLIDELKKSNKVDYSGAIFTFEGIVRGKEENMNLKKLILTTPDKEKTKKEIEKIAENAKIKYNVHEISVVHYIGEFYTGDMLFLVAVLGAHRGETLDALKEVIETVKYDVEFKKEEISEEGTKTILAGG is encoded by the coding sequence ATGGTCGTAAGAGTCATTGAAGCAAAAGAAGATAAAATCACAACCGCTGATTTAATCGATGAATTGAAAAAATCCAACAAAGTGGATTATTCCGGTGCAATCTTCACATTTGAAGGAATAGTACGTGGAAAAGAAGAAAATATGAACCTTAAAAAGTTGATATTGACAACTCCCGACAAGGAAAAAACCAAAAAGGAAATCGAAAAGATTGCTGAAAACGCTAAAATCAAATATAATGTTCATGAAATCTCAGTTGTACACTACATCGGAGAGTTCTACACCGGCGACATGCTGTTTTTAGTTGCAGTTTTAGGAGCTCATCGTGGAGAAACCCTTGATGCACTAAAAGAAGTTATTGAAACAGTAAAATATGATGTCGAATTTAAAAAAGAAGAAATTTCCGAAGAAGGAACTAAAACAATACTTGCCGGCGGATAA
- a CDS encoding nicotinamide-nucleotide adenylyltransferase, which yields MEKVRGILIGRMQPVHNGHMQVISKILDEVDEIIIGIGSAQLSHELKDPFTAGERIVMMSQALADAGVDSSRYYIIPMQDINFNAIWVSHVKMLTPPFSIVYSGNPLVKQLFSEEGFEVRQPPLYDRIHLSGTEVRKRILEDDDWQELVPKATADVIAEINGIERIKNLSVKEISDI from the coding sequence ATGGAAAAAGTACGAGGAATACTTATAGGAAGAATGCAGCCAGTACACAATGGCCATATGCAGGTCATTAGTAAGATTTTAGATGAAGTTGATGAAATCATTATAGGTATCGGAAGCGCACAGCTGAGCCATGAGCTGAAAGATCCTTTTACTGCAGGTGAGCGAATCGTTATGATGTCACAGGCACTGGCTGATGCCGGAGTCGATTCAAGCAGATACTACATTATTCCAATGCAGGACATCAATTTCAATGCCATTTGGGTTTCACATGTGAAAATGTTAACCCCTCCTTTTTCAATCGTTTATTCAGGAAATCCTTTAGTCAAGCAGTTATTTTCAGAGGAAGGATTTGAGGTCAGACAGCCACCTCTTTATGACCGCATTCATTTATCCGGAACTGAAGTTAGAAAACGCATTCTTGAAGATGATGACTGGCAGGAACTGGTTCCAAAGGCAACAGCAGACGTTATAGCTGAAATAAATGGTATTGAAAGAATAAAAAATTTGTCAGTTAAGGAAATTAGTGACATATAA